A stretch of DNA from Oryza brachyantha chromosome 9, ObraRS2, whole genome shotgun sequence:
aaaatacagagaGAGTATAACTGATGTATATGCATTCCACTAGTCTAGAACATCTAAAGTTCAGTTTATACCTCACAGTGTGAAGCTATGGCAAGAGTTTCCACATTCGGCACACTGGATGGAAGATTGGCACGAGCATAGCTTGTGATGTTTGGACGACACACATATAGATTCTTCACTTGCAACGATTCCTCAAGTGAGAATTTCACCTTGTATCCACTATAGTAAAATCTGGAGAGATTAGGGGCATTGCTCTCTATCACCTGAACCCTCCTGCATTCCAAAACCTTAAGGTAGTCAAGCCGCTGCAGCAGACAAGGCATCTTAAGGCTAATTATATTTAGGCAACACGTGAGTTCCAACTGCTCCAAAGCAAGTGAGTTGGAAAGAACACATGCTAACTCATCCCCTGAAATACGAACACATGACAGTTGCAGCCTTTTCAGGTTTCTCAATGAACCAACGTCAATTGTGGGATGGAATGCACAATAGCCAAGCTCAAGATACCGAATTGAGTTTGCAATTCTGTCAGAGAAAAGTGAGCACGGGAAGTTGTACCATGGCTTGCTTCTAGACAGCCAAAGGCTGAGTTCTTCAATCCCTGGTGTAACGGCAAACTGAAGCCAACTATTGACATAATCACAGATATCTAGCTTGTATTGGACTAAAAGCTTGAACCTCTTCACACCAATGCCTGAGTGCTTTTTAAGAATGTGGTCAACTGTGTTGGTAAAATCTGTTTCAcacttaggtggtgtttagtttgcaaaatttttttgcaaaaacatcacatcaagttttcgaatacatatttgaagtattaaatatagtctaattacaaaacaaatttcagatttcggctggaaaccgcgagaagaattttttgagcctaattaatccgtcattagcacatgttggttactgtaacacttatggctaatcactttctaattaggctcaaaagatttgtcttaagttttcttccgtaactgtgcaattagttttttgatttatctatgtttaatgctttatttaggtgtccaaagatttgctgtgcttttttagaaaaaaattttgggaactaaacaaggcctaaggcATCCGCGTCAAAGCTGAGGTTGGGATGACATCTCCAGGATTGCAGAAAGGCACGACACACACATGCAGAACGGGCAACATCTCGCATTGGCATCAGGGAAAGTATATAACTCCAGATGTCCTGCATACACCATAAtgggataaaatttaaacattgcGATTATAAACCTAAATTGCTACTTTTGATTAGAGAAAGAAACATGAATAGAACTATATGGGGTATCACTCTTTTTCAACCACATGCACTCGGCGCATGTGCATTACATTATATTTCATAGGCACATCTTTATCATTAAAATGGCACACAAATTAAGCATTGCAtagatcttttttcttttaacagTGTTAGCagttgaaatataatttaagtaGGCCCCGACCCTTGGTAGAGTCTTGAATAAACACTCGCAGGGCACTGATATAGGAACGGAATGCAAGttaatttgaaatattcaGATGAATTTGGGTGAATACCCTTCATacattataaacaaaaatagtgTATGCAGTACCTCTGGAAGGGTTGGCACTGAATTTCTCATCATTTTACCTCCTTGAGAATCATCATCTTGTTGGCAGTGTGAGTACTTCCTTTTCGCCGATTTAGCAACTGTTTCTTCTTCTGCGCATCATGCATTCAGAAattaagaaaggaaaaaaaacaaattcaacCACACACAGAGCCGAGCACAGTGATTATCCAAAATGCTTCCTCTATCCAACTTCTGCGCGAGAATGCCAATGAAACTAAAAACCCAACATGTTGCAATTCAAGAGAAACAAATCACCGaaccaattttcctcccttgtTGGAAAAATACTGTCCGCGATCTCCCCCAAAGTCTGAGCGGTGGCATCACGCAAAACACACAACGCACCGGAGAGATGAAGCGCAGAGAGGGATAGGTAGGCCGAGGGGAAAGCGCGTACCGCGGGCTCTGTCCcgccgcgggcggcgacggcgcgtcccCCCGGTGGTGGACATGATCCGCtccagcgcgcgcgcgctcccgcacGCGGGGTCGAGCCGAGAAAATCGAGAGCACCCGAGGCGGtccacctctccctctccctcttctaTCTACGAGATCGAGGCGCGAGATccacccgccgcgcgcgctcgATCCAGGTTTCTGTCTGCGCCGGCGGGAGATGAatgcggcgcgcgcggcggaggggatcgTGTCGAACGAATCTGTTCCAACAATTTTTCtgtaaaaacattatatcaaatttttgacacctaaataaaacattaaatataaatgaatcaaaaaactaattacactgagacgaatcttttgagcctaattagcctatgattagtcataaatactacagtaactaatatgtgataatgatagattaattaggctcaaaaattcgtatcgcggtttccaggctagccgtaaaattcgttttttcattcgtatcccaAAACTTCTTTCGACACCCGaccaaatatttaacgtgacgcttcttctaaaaattttctaaaaattttctcaaggTAGACAGCAGCTGCAAGTTTGTATGTAACACGTGGCGCACCAGGTCAGGGTCCAAGGAAGTGGGCCTGATGATGCGTCAGGTTCCTGGGCCGGCACACCTTGCGCCTCCACTTCGAAGCGAACTTGTTCCAAATACACCACCAATCTTAGAAAATTTCTGGAAGAATGCTTCTACCTCCGTTTCGTATTCTAtgaatttttagattttttaattaattcatgtatcaatatatatgtatctagattcattagcacacacataaatctagtcaagcataaaaagttttataatatagaacaaatGGAATAATGCTCCCAAAGCTTTGTGTTCGgttaatctaaatatatttgatataaaattacaCTCTCCTCTAAAATAAGCCAAAAACTGAATTATTTGTATTGAGAACATATAAGTTTGCCCAAAATTTAGGACATGATTGAGATGATTTTAAGCCTGAGTATATATTAGGAATAGACttgaaaagatatatttttagtctAATTCTCCCTAATTGAGTTTTATGCATCAATTTTAGAACAAGAACTTTCTTCAAGATGCTTTTATAAACCTATCCAATTATGAGCAAACTTTCCTACCAAGAAAAGGCACGATTAGAGTCTCTAATACGCACACGAGCTGAAACCGCATCTTTTGGTCTAGGAGCCCAGCCCGTATAGAGCCCTCCCCTGCATGGCCCGATTAATTTCTAGCCCAAAATGGCCTACTATTTACCTAGGGCGTTCTTTCGCTCACtgaactactacctccgtcccgaaataaattattttttagtttttagatataatgttttgactctttatcttatttaaatttttttacgattaatatttttattgttactagatgataaaacatgaacaatactttatgtgtggctgttttttttaattttttgtataaatttttaaataaaacgaatgatcaaagcGTTGGACACACAGATAAAAAAAGATGTTATTATGcgatggaggtagtagttgtATTCTTGTGTTCCTCTACTGAAATTCGAATTTCGAATTCTCCTTGTCTCATCTCGAGAGGTTCTTCTCGAGCAGGGCTCCTCCCGGCTATAAATGCCCCTCCAACGGCCACCGATCGC
This window harbors:
- the LOC102714859 gene encoding F-box/LRR-repeat protein At4g14103-like; amino-acid sequence: MSTTGGTRRRRPRRDRAREEETVAKSAKRKYSHCQQDDDSQGGKMMRNSVPTLPEDIWSYILSLMPMRDVARSACVCRAFLQSWRCHPNLSFDADALGLCETDFTNTVDHILKKHSGIGVKRFKLLVQYKLDICDYVNSWLQFAVTPGIEELSLWLSRSKPWYNFPCSLFSDRIANSIRYLELGYCAFHPTIDVGSLRNLKRLQLSCVRISGDELACVLSNSLALEQLELTCCLNIISLKMPCLLQRLDYLKVLECRRVQVIESNAPNLSRFYYSGYKVKFSLEESLQVKNLYVCRPNITSYARANLPSSVPNVETLAIASHCEMKDTPLLPTKFLHLKHLTISLSAWTFSPNYDYFSLVSYLDASPLLEVFILAISQECIESESIFESCSHLRQMPEYRHEHLNSATISGFCSGKSLVELTCHIVENTTSLECLTLDTTHGDGRCSGNGSSLCSPASQSVLMESPRTLLAVRRYIEGKIPPGVKLNVVELCRLCTRCDALLR